A window of the Microbacterium sp. AZCO genome harbors these coding sequences:
- the argH gene encoding argininosuccinate lyase: MSESKGTNEGALWGARFASGPSPELAALSRSTHFDWSLALYDIAGSHAHAKALAAAGYLSADEERAMHAGLDALARGIQDGTLRAAPGDEDVHGALEAALLREVGPELGGKLRAGRSRNDQIATLVRMYLLDHSRTIARDILRLIDAIVAQAEAHPDAIMPGRTHLQHAQPILLAHHLQAHAWPLVRDLERLRDWSARASVSPYGGGALAGSSLGLDPDLVARELGLARPSENSLDGTAARDVVAEFAYISAQIGIDLSRFAEDVILWNTREFGFVTLDDGYSTGSSIMPQKKNPDIAELARGKAGRLVGNLSGLLTTLKGLPVAYNRDLQEDKEPVFDSVTTLEVVLPAFAGMIATLRFDTERMAQLAPLGFSLATDVADWLVRQGVPFRDAHEISGALVRLCEEQGIELHEATDEQLASVSPQLSRAVRDVLTIEGSVASRSGVGGTAPVRVAEQRAELVSRAQAAVHALGL, encoded by the coding sequence GTGAGCGAGTCCAAAGGCACCAACGAGGGCGCGCTGTGGGGCGCCCGCTTCGCGTCCGGCCCGTCGCCCGAGCTGGCGGCGCTCAGCCGCTCGACGCATTTCGACTGGAGCCTGGCCCTCTACGACATCGCGGGGTCGCACGCGCACGCGAAGGCCCTCGCCGCCGCCGGCTATCTGAGCGCCGACGAGGAGCGTGCGATGCACGCGGGGCTCGACGCGCTGGCGCGCGGCATCCAGGACGGCACGCTCCGCGCCGCCCCCGGCGACGAAGACGTGCACGGCGCCCTCGAGGCCGCGCTGCTGCGCGAGGTGGGGCCCGAGCTCGGCGGCAAGCTGCGTGCCGGCCGCAGCCGCAACGACCAGATCGCGACGCTCGTGCGGATGTACCTGCTCGATCACTCGCGCACGATCGCGCGTGACATCCTGCGGCTGATCGACGCGATCGTGGCGCAGGCGGAGGCGCATCCGGATGCCATCATGCCGGGCCGCACGCATCTGCAGCACGCCCAGCCGATCCTGCTCGCTCACCACCTGCAAGCGCACGCGTGGCCCCTCGTCCGCGACCTCGAGCGGCTGCGCGACTGGTCGGCGCGGGCGTCGGTGTCACCCTATGGCGGCGGGGCCCTGGCGGGGTCGAGCCTGGGGCTGGATCCCGACCTCGTCGCGCGGGAGCTGGGCCTCGCCCGGCCGTCGGAGAACTCCCTGGACGGCACCGCGGCGCGCGACGTCGTCGCGGAGTTCGCCTACATCTCGGCGCAGATCGGCATCGACCTCTCTCGTTTCGCCGAGGACGTCATCCTGTGGAACACGCGGGAGTTCGGCTTCGTGACGCTCGACGACGGCTACTCGACCGGGTCGAGCATCATGCCGCAGAAGAAGAACCCCGATATCGCCGAGCTCGCGCGGGGCAAGGCCGGCCGGCTCGTCGGCAATCTCTCCGGCCTCCTTACGACGCTCAAGGGCCTGCCCGTCGCGTACAACCGCGACCTGCAGGAGGACAAGGAACCCGTCTTCGACTCCGTGACGACGCTCGAGGTCGTGCTGCCGGCATTCGCGGGCATGATCGCGACGCTCCGCTTCGACACGGAGCGGATGGCGCAGCTCGCACCGCTCGGCTTCTCGCTCGCCACGGACGTGGCGGATTGGCTCGTCCGCCAGGGGGTGCCGTTCCGCGATGCGCATGAGATCTCGGGTGCGCTCGTGCGGCTCTGCGAGGAGCAGGGGATCGAGCTGCATGAGGCGACCGACGAGCAGCTCGCGTCGGTGTCGCCGCAGCTCTCGCGCGCGGTCCGCGACGTCCTCACGATCGAGGGATCGGTCGCGTCGCGGTCGGGCGTCGGCGGCACGGCCCCGGTGCGGGTCGCCGAGCAGCGTGCCGAACTCGTGTCGCGTGCGCAGGCCGCGGTGCACGCGCTGGGCCTCTGA
- a CDS encoding NAD kinase, protein MTHPERSILVVAHAHRDETVDAARRVIAALREAGARAVLAPEDVAELGPSIADLGEVATLGADVPVEEVELAIVLGGDGTILRAAELVREGTAPVLGINMGHVGFLAEIERDDMDDAVRRVIDRDYRVEERMALHVRVKDDADHVVYETWALNEATVEKASRERLLEVVIEVDGRPLSSFGCDGMVVSTPTGSTAYNFSAGGPVIWPTVEAISVVPLSAHALFAKPLVVGPEHTVAIEVLRRNQGTGVLWCDGRRSHDLPRGARVVVRRSDRPVRLARLHPAAFTDRLVRKFRLPVEGWRGPSALTAPVRTAPGESGL, encoded by the coding sequence ATGACCCACCCAGAGCGCAGCATCCTCGTGGTGGCGCACGCCCATCGCGACGAGACCGTCGACGCGGCCCGACGCGTCATCGCGGCGCTTCGCGAAGCGGGCGCGCGCGCCGTGCTGGCGCCCGAGGACGTCGCCGAGCTCGGGCCGTCCATCGCCGACCTCGGCGAAGTGGCGACGCTCGGTGCCGACGTCCCCGTCGAGGAGGTCGAGCTCGCCATCGTGCTCGGCGGTGACGGCACGATCCTCCGCGCCGCCGAACTGGTGCGCGAAGGGACGGCCCCCGTCCTCGGCATCAACATGGGCCACGTCGGATTCCTCGCCGAGATCGAGCGCGACGACATGGACGACGCCGTGCGGCGCGTCATCGACCGCGACTACCGGGTCGAGGAGCGCATGGCGCTGCACGTGCGGGTGAAGGACGACGCCGACCACGTCGTCTACGAGACGTGGGCCCTCAACGAGGCGACGGTCGAGAAGGCGAGCCGCGAGCGGCTGCTCGAGGTCGTCATCGAGGTCGACGGCCGCCCGCTGTCGTCGTTCGGCTGCGACGGGATGGTCGTGTCCACCCCGACGGGATCCACCGCCTACAACTTCTCGGCGGGAGGGCCTGTCATCTGGCCCACCGTCGAGGCGATCTCGGTCGTGCCGCTGTCGGCGCACGCCCTGTTCGCGAAGCCTCTCGTCGTCGGCCCTGAACACACGGTGGCGATCGAGGTGCTGCGGCGCAACCAGGGCACCGGCGTGCTGTGGTGCGACGGGCGGCGCTCGCACGACCTTCCCCGGGGCGCGCGCGTCGTCGTGCGGCGGTCGGATCGTCCCGTGCGTCTGGCGCGACTGCATCCCGCCGCCTTCACCGACCGGCTCGTGCGCAAGTTCCGCCTCCCCGTGGAGGGCTGGCGCGGTCCTTCGGCGCTCACGGCGCCCGTGCGCACCGCGCCGGGGGAGTCCGGCCTGTGA
- a CDS encoding primosomal protein has product MADQKPADDERARKPRAEHRSSSGASAAPGKKSYAKHDGPKKPYVKRDGDSKPYGKRDNGSKPYPKREGDRKPYGQRDSDSTPYARRDDGRKPYPKRDGDSKPYPKRDGDSKPYPRREGDSKPYSKRDGDSKPYGRRDGDSKPYARRDGDVRPYPKRDGDSKPYARRDDGRKPYPKRDGDAKPYARRDGDSKPYARRDGDSKPYARRDGDSKPYARRDGESRPYVRQDGGKKPYGGASRPTRGGADRPDRSTRPEENRSVRPRHDDPVIPEEITAKDLHPSARNELKTLSKENAEQVARHLAMASQLIDEDPELAHQHALSASRRAGRIAVVRETLAITAYATGDYALALRELRTYRRISGSDDQIALMVDSERGVGRPDKALEVGRAVDRAELPVAVRVELAIAMSGARLDLGEPERALAELDIPELDPSRAFEWSPALFAARATVLEELGRDDEAHEWHRRAVVAADALDEASGAGDLETIVVEEVFEDSGEEDVDSVAVPIEDSEPDDAHEDERDHEAESEPDVADERPGEDDELTVEDEVRELLEEAGVDEDADEDRA; this is encoded by the coding sequence ATGGCAGATCAGAAGCCAGCTGACGACGAGCGTGCGCGGAAGCCGCGCGCGGAGCACCGATCCTCGAGCGGAGCGTCCGCTGCTCCGGGCAAGAAGTCCTACGCGAAGCACGACGGCCCGAAGAAGCCGTACGTGAAGCGCGACGGCGATTCGAAGCCGTACGGCAAGCGCGACAACGGCTCCAAGCCGTACCCGAAGCGCGAGGGTGACCGGAAGCCGTACGGACAGCGCGACAGCGATTCCACGCCGTATGCGCGTCGAGACGACGGCCGCAAGCCGTATCCGAAGCGCGACGGCGACTCCAAGCCGTATCCGAAGCGCGATGGCGATTCGAAGCCCTATCCCCGTCGGGAGGGCGACTCCAAGCCCTACTCCAAGCGCGATGGCGATTCGAAGCCGTATGGCCGTCGCGACGGAGACTCCAAGCCCTACGCTCGCCGCGACGGCGATGTACGGCCTTACCCGAAGCGAGATGGCGATTCGAAGCCGTACGCGCGTCGAGACGACGGCCGCAAGCCGTACCCCAAGCGGGATGGTGACGCGAAGCCGTACGCCCGGCGGGACGGAGACTCCAAGCCGTACGCGAGGCGCGACGGAGACTCCAAGCCGTACGCGAGGCGCGACGGTGACTCCAAGCCGTACGCCCGGCGCGACGGCGAGTCTCGTCCGTATGTGCGGCAGGACGGTGGCAAGAAGCCGTACGGCGGTGCGTCTCGGCCGACGCGCGGCGGGGCGGACCGACCCGATCGCTCGACGCGTCCGGAGGAGAACCGATCGGTGCGGCCGCGCCACGATGACCCGGTCATCCCCGAGGAGATCACGGCGAAGGATCTCCACCCGAGTGCCCGCAACGAGCTCAAGACGCTGAGCAAGGAGAACGCCGAGCAGGTCGCTCGTCACCTCGCGATGGCCTCTCAGCTCATCGACGAGGACCCCGAGCTCGCGCACCAGCATGCGCTCTCGGCATCCCGTCGTGCCGGGCGCATCGCCGTCGTCCGCGAGACCCTCGCGATCACCGCCTACGCGACCGGCGACTATGCGCTTGCGCTGCGGGAGCTGCGGACGTACCGCCGCATCTCGGGGAGCGACGACCAGATCGCCCTCATGGTCGACAGCGAGCGCGGCGTCGGACGCCCCGACAAGGCGCTCGAGGTCGGGCGTGCCGTCGACCGTGCCGAGCTGCCCGTCGCCGTGCGCGTCGAGCTCGCGATCGCGATGTCCGGCGCGCGTCTCGACCTCGGCGAGCCGGAGCGCGCCCTGGCAGAACTCGACATCCCCGAGCTCGACCCCTCACGCGCCTTCGAGTGGAGCCCCGCGCTCTTCGCCGCCCGGGCGACGGTGCTGGAGGAGCTCGGGCGTGACGACGAGGCGCACGAGTGGCACCGGCGTGCTGTCGTCGCGGCGGATGCCCTGGACGAGGCATCCGGTGCCGGCGATCTCGAGACGATCGTCGTCGAGGAGGTCTTCGAGGATTCCGGGGAGGAAGACGTCGACTCCGTGGCTGTTCCGATCGAGGACTCCGAGCCCGACGACGCGCACGAGGACGAGCGCGACCACGAGGCCGAGTCCGAGCCCGACGTCGCCGACGAGCGCCCCGGGGAGGACGACGAGCTGACGGTCGAGGACGAGGTGCGCGAGCTGCTCGAGGAAGCGGGAGTCGACGAGGACGCCGACGAGGACCGCGCCTGA
- a CDS encoding TlyA family RNA methyltransferase — MSPRLDAALAERGLARSRTHAASLISEGLVTVDGRVVVKASAAVTDESVLVVAGADHYVSRAAHKLITGLDAFGVDPRGRVALDMGASTGGFTQVLRERGAEPVIAVDVGHDQLAPSIAADGGVRAVEGFNVRYMTPASLAEASGVAEAPSLVTGDLSFISLPLVLPAAAEVAAPGADLVLLIKPQFEVGRTAVKGGLVTDPTLRADAVAGVLWAAWDLGLGTLGIVSSPIAGTHGNSEYVAHLAPGRGSNPTEWLSTVNRLAGAR; from the coding sequence ATGAGCCCACGCCTCGACGCCGCCCTCGCGGAGCGCGGGCTCGCGCGATCGCGCACGCACGCCGCATCCCTCATCTCCGAAGGACTCGTGACCGTCGACGGCCGCGTCGTCGTGAAGGCGTCGGCTGCCGTGACGGACGAGTCCGTCCTCGTCGTCGCGGGGGCCGACCACTACGTGAGCCGTGCGGCGCACAAGCTCATCACCGGCCTCGACGCGTTCGGCGTGGATCCGCGTGGACGGGTCGCCCTCGACATGGGCGCGTCGACCGGGGGATTCACCCAGGTGCTGCGTGAGCGCGGGGCCGAGCCGGTCATCGCGGTCGATGTCGGTCACGATCAGCTCGCCCCGAGCATCGCGGCCGACGGGGGCGTGCGAGCGGTCGAGGGCTTCAACGTGCGCTACATGACGCCGGCGTCGCTCGCCGAGGCGAGTGGCGTCGCCGAGGCGCCGTCGCTCGTGACGGGCGACCTCTCGTTCATCTCGCTTCCACTCGTGCTTCCCGCCGCCGCGGAGGTCGCGGCGCCCGGCGCCGATCTGGTGCTCCTCATCAAGCCGCAGTTCGAGGTGGGGCGCACCGCCGTCAAGGGCGGGCTCGTGACCGATCCGACGCTTCGCGCCGACGCCGTCGCGGGCGTGCTGTGGGCGGCGTGGGACCTCGGGCTCGGCACGCTCGGCATCGTCTCCTCCCCGATCGCCGGAACGCACGGGAACTCCGAGTACGTGGCCCATCTCGCGCCGGGCCGCGGAAGCAATCCGACAGAATGGTTGAGCACCGTGAACCGACTGGCGGGAGCCCGATGA
- a CDS encoding HAD-IIA family hydrolase → MALFGRRSPESAPLEGVDVVLADLDGVVYAGAGALPHAVDSLNRARDGRRLGYITNNASRTDASVAAHLSELGLPTAPSDVVTSPQAAMRLLVTLVPAGSTVLVVGGDGLVSEVEKAGFVVTRSADDAPAAVVQGFAPEVGWLQLAEAAYALKVPEDEGGIPWIATNTDWTIPQARGIAPGNGTLVSAVHTAVGRLATVAGKPETPIFDEAVARFGAQSPLFLGDRLDTDIIGANRAGVPSALVLTGIDRPKHVLAAASDSQPTYLLADLRELHEPYPEARVRDGAVTVRGASVRIEGADIRILSEGDRPIDLLRAGAKAIWDSGRAIYGFRVPERLYADPFHRP, encoded by the coding sequence ATGGCGCTGTTCGGCCGCCGCTCGCCGGAGAGCGCACCGCTCGAGGGCGTCGATGTCGTCCTGGCCGACCTCGACGGGGTCGTGTACGCCGGCGCCGGAGCACTCCCGCACGCGGTGGACAGCCTCAACCGCGCCCGTGACGGCCGACGACTCGGCTACATCACGAACAACGCGTCGCGCACGGATGCCTCGGTCGCGGCGCACCTGAGCGAGCTGGGGCTTCCGACGGCGCCGAGCGACGTGGTCACGAGCCCGCAGGCCGCGATGCGGCTCCTGGTCACCCTCGTGCCGGCCGGTTCAACCGTGCTCGTCGTCGGCGGCGACGGCCTCGTGAGCGAGGTCGAGAAGGCCGGGTTCGTCGTGACGCGCAGCGCCGACGACGCGCCGGCGGCCGTCGTCCAGGGCTTCGCCCCCGAGGTCGGCTGGCTGCAGCTGGCCGAGGCGGCCTACGCGCTGAAGGTTCCGGAGGACGAGGGCGGCATCCCCTGGATCGCCACCAACACCGACTGGACCATCCCCCAGGCGCGCGGCATCGCCCCGGGAAACGGCACGCTCGTCTCGGCCGTGCACACGGCTGTGGGACGGCTGGCGACCGTCGCGGGAAAGCCGGAGACGCCGATCTTCGACGAGGCCGTCGCCCGCTTCGGGGCGCAAAGCCCGCTGTTCCTCGGCGACCGGCTCGACACCGACATCATCGGTGCCAACCGGGCCGGCGTGCCCTCGGCGCTCGTGCTCACGGGGATCGATCGCCCCAAGCACGTGCTGGCAGCGGCATCCGATTCACAGCCGACGTATCTGCTCGCCGACCTGCGCGAGCTGCACGAGCCGTATCCCGAGGCGCGTGTGCGCGACGGCGCCGTGACCGTCCGAGGCGCGAGCGTGCGGATCGAGGGAGCCGACATCCGGATCCTGTCCGAGGGCGATCGCCCCATTGATCTGCTCAGGGCCGGGGCGAAGGCGATCTGGGACTCCGGTCGCGCGATCTACGGCTTCCGGGTGCCTGAGCGGCTCTACGCGGATCCGTTCCATCGGCCGTAG
- a CDS encoding SatD family protein — protein sequence MPVATIADMVGSRLLPDRRDAQQVLDAAIAEAESALPLALEPLRPTVGDEQQGVYPTLEAALAGLLLLQLALPDGLECRFGLGLGDIGTIASASGDIPDGPGWWAAREAIDAVHAKQQRAAPSARTWVVASSGEDAGVHRSAALANAYLLTRDQLVGAMTERERRLVYGRCLGVTQKDLARAEGVTQPAVSQALAGAGAHAILEGFALLRAEVGA from the coding sequence ATGCCGGTCGCAACGATCGCCGACATGGTGGGGTCCCGGCTCCTGCCCGACCGGCGCGACGCTCAGCAGGTCCTCGACGCCGCCATCGCGGAGGCCGAGTCCGCGCTCCCGCTCGCTCTCGAGCCGCTGAGGCCCACGGTCGGAGATGAGCAGCAGGGCGTCTACCCGACTCTCGAGGCCGCGCTCGCCGGCCTGCTGCTGCTCCAGCTCGCGCTGCCCGACGGCCTCGAGTGCCGCTTCGGGCTCGGGCTCGGCGACATCGGCACGATCGCCTCGGCGAGCGGCGACATCCCCGACGGCCCCGGATGGTGGGCGGCCCGCGAGGCGATCGACGCCGTCCACGCCAAGCAGCAGCGCGCCGCGCCGAGTGCGCGCACATGGGTTGTCGCATCCTCCGGAGAGGATGCTGGAGTGCACCGTTCCGCCGCTCTGGCCAACGCCTACCTGCTGACGCGCGATCAGCTCGTCGGCGCCATGACCGAGCGCGAGCGCCGGCTCGTCTACGGCCGCTGCCTGGGTGTCACCCAGAAGGACCTGGCGAGAGCCGAGGGCGTCACGCAGCCCGCGGTGTCGCAGGCGCTGGCCGGCGCCGGGGCCCACGCGATCCTCGAAGGCTTCGCGCTGCTCCGAGCGGAGGTCGGCGCATGA